Genomic DNA from Phyllopteryx taeniolatus isolate TA_2022b chromosome 10, UOR_Ptae_1.2, whole genome shotgun sequence:
agtcggttgggagaatacttcaaaaacCACCTCAATTTCACCGACACactttcccatgaggaagcagagacTGGGTTCtcaggcgggctctcctatctctggggttgaggtcaccaggTTGTTAAAAacctccttggtggcaaggccccggggctggatgagattcgccaggagttgctaaaggctctggatgtcgtGGGGgtgttgacatgcctctgcaacatcatgtggacattggggacagtgcctctggattggcagacttgggTAGcgctccccctttttaagaagggggaccggcgggtttgttccaactacagggggatcacactcctcagcctccctggtaaggtctattcaggggtgctgcagaggagggtccatcgggaagtcaaatctcagattcaggaggagaagtgtggttttcgtcctggccgtggaacagtggaccagctctacaccctcggcagggtcctcgagggtgcatgggagttctcccacccagtctgcatgtgttttgtggacttggagaaggcattcgaccgtgtcccttgtgaagttctgtggggggtgcttcaggagtatggggtaccaaacccctgatacgggctgttcggtgactgtacaaccggtgtcagagtttgttctGCATTGCTGGAAGTATGTCGGATTTGTTTCCGGTCAGGGttagactccgccaaggctgccctttggcaccgattctgttcataaccttaaTGGActgaatttctaggtgcagctgaggtgtagagggggttcggtttggtggcctcagtattgcatctctgctttttgcagatgatatggttctgttggcttcatcaagccgtgatctccaactctcactggagcggttcgcagccgggtgtgaagcagttgggatgaaaatcagcctctccaaatctgagatgatggtcctcagtcggaaaagggtggcatggcCTCTGCAGGTcagagatgagatcctgccccaagtggaggagttaaagtatcttggggtcttgtttacgTGTGAGTGaggaatggaacgggagatcggtgcagcgtctgcagtgatgcggaattTGTAtctgtccgttgtggtgaagaaggagctaagctgaaaggtgaagctctcaatttaccagtcgatctacgttcctaccctcacctatggtcacaagctgtgggtcgtgacggaaagaacaagatcccggatacaagcggccgaaatgactccgcagggtgtccggtatctcccttagagataaggtgagaagctcggtcatccgggaggaacTCAGAGGAGAGCCGCTGGTCCTCCGCattaagaggagccagatgaagtggctcaggcatctgattagaatgtctcctggatgcctccctggtgtggtgttccgggcatgtcatACCGGGATGAGACCCCGGAGTCAAccgaggacacgctggagagactacgtctcctgGCTGGCCTTCGAACagcttgggatccccccggaagagctggacgaattGGCTGGGGAGCGGGATGTCAGGGCTTCCCCGCTTAAGCAGctgaccccgcgacccgacctcgggtaAGCGGaacaaaattgatggatggatggaaatattataattatcattattattatccagcTATCCAAGTATTGGACCGCCTGgattttacatttacaccaaTGACATTTCGATAGCTTACATAAAGGCTAACTTCACTTTTGATCATGTTCATTAATTAAGAGGGTCTTTCTTGTTTGATTCAGGGGGAGCTTGGTTTACCTGGTCCAGCTGGAGTGGATGGGGAAAAGgtacacacacaagaaaattacaaaatgtgtattgtttTGCCGTTTACCATTATAaatttggatacattttttcCTCCAGGGATCTAAAGGTGATGTGGGTGAGATAGGACCACAAGCAGAAAGAGGAGAAAAGGGAGAGATGGGTCTTTCTGGGCCTGCAGTAAGTCGTGAGCAAATACATGTGCTCGTCAATTCATAAAGAAAACCTGCACAACCTACTGATATCCAGTAAAAGAAGTGTTTTAATTATTGTGCCtttacaaacacaaatgtttccTTTTCATTGACATAGCCAGAGAGTTAATAATTTAAGAATATTGTTTGTGGTTGTGGCTTCTGTTCATAAGGGAGATGTTTTGGTTCAAGTTAATCTTGGAGTTTGTCACACAGGGTATGGACGGACAGAAAGGAGAGAAGGGCGACTGCAGACTGGATGACAACCTGGTCAGTTGGAACACACAAGCagtgttttgggggtttttttcatCGTAACATCTTTACTATTGTCTTGTTAAAATATCATCAATCTATATGACATTTTCATGATAATTTAAAATTTCCTTCAGAGAATTAATAACAAATGAttattgtatgtgccctgtaattgtctggtgaccaatccagggtgtaccccgcctctcgcccaaagtcagcttggataggttCCATCTCACCATGACCTTAAAGAGGATAAccactacagaaaatggatgaatgaattaataaactTTGTAGGATTTGAAATCTTATGGCGGGTGATGGTAAAAATAGGTTGGCAAAGTCCTTCAACATCCATAAACAGTTGCATAATAcagtttattaaaataaatgtttcttgaCTTTTATCTTATCATCGTACAagtatcattgatgtttttaaatctttgcTCAAGATGCATTACTCAACAAAGACATGTCAATAAGTTGAATGTGAACATTGAGAGATGCTGTCAAAGCTTcttaaatggcaaaatattataTTCATTTGTGACAAATAAGCATTACTTGTCACTCATGGGCCATCACATGCCACTAAAAGATTAAGCATTTTTCTAGCAATAATATCATTGACACGCATTGACAGAACGATGGgccaaaaaaattatgacaaggGTATTTCTGCAATCAAATCCTTACCTATTGTGAGTGGTTTCACTTAGTATCCTTTGACTTTTATTTGCTCAGGTTCAAATGATTTCCCAGCCAGGCCCACCAGGCCCGCCAGGAGTTCCTGGGTCACCTGGATCCATGGTGAGTGATCTTATCATTATTGCAAATAGTCGAAGATATTGAAGtagtcatacagtatattcatataCAATGTTTTTCAGGGGCTGCATGGAATGCCTGGTCCAAAGGTAAGCGTGCAAGGCAACGTCTCGGGTATGTGCTCAATGCTGTGACATCTTGTTTGGTGCTAAAGTTCCTTTATTACAATGCAGGGGGAGCCAGGAGATGGGATCAAGGGTGAGAGGGGGGATACCGGTATGCCAGGACCCAAGGTGAGTAACCCTGAGCCAATACAAAACAAGGAAACAGACATGATGCAACAATGATAATGTGCTTTTGTGCTCTACACGCAGGGATTGGACGGCCTTCCGGGTACACATGGGTCTCCTGGCCTTGTGGGTCTTCCAGGGGCCAAAGGAGAAAAAGTAGGCAGCTGATCACTTCCACATTTTGAACATCTATCATTGTATAACTTCATACTGAGAAACATGTTATGTGAATCTATTCACAGGGCAGACTAGGGGAACCTGGACTTGATGTGAGTGTCTCAATAAGAATTTCAGTTGGATCATTTCTAATTAACCTGCATAGAAGCTaccctctgacctctttgttctttttgcagGGTTTCCCAGGCCTAATGGGAGAGAAAGGTGTCAGGGGTGAACGAGGAGATAAGgttggtacaaaaaaaaaaaaaaaaaaaaatcaaaaacattcttTTGAGCATGACcagtgatatttttttaagcacatcAACATTAGATACACCAGCAAAATAAAGAGAGAGCCAATATAAAAGCTGTATCAAACTTTGGTTGGTTCATTGAGTGCTTCGCAATTTATTAGACCACCACCCAAGGTTTGTGCAACAGTTGCCCTAATATTACGTATATTAGCACTGGTAATTActtatttaattaaatcatttttttatgttggtgTAACTGTTGATTCTTCGTTATGTAGAAGCTCTTTtaccaaaataatatttttaatgctaaaatatataATCACTGTTGTTTTTCATGGAAGTTAATGTACGGTTATACAGAAAAgtgaggaaaataaattataaaaaaataattacaaaatttgTTCTTGATTAGAAACGTTGTTTTTCAATGTTGTGCGAAATTCATTTCTGACTTCTCAGAGAAGCTTTGTGAGCTACCTCAAATTTATGTATAAAACGGTGAATTCAGTCTGAAATTCCTGTTAAATAGtaaagcacaacaacaacaaaatatttttttttgtgacagatAATCTAATAAATCTGTTAAGCGCTTTACCAAACAATAGGTGAATTACATAGAAGTCATACGTATAATCATATGTTTCCAATTTGAGCAGGTTTTGATGCTTGTCGTTGTGGCTGTACTTTGCGGTGATATGAGATCTTTTTCGAACATTTTGGCTGCCCTATTTAGCTAAATGATCAGGGAATATGTAATATAGTACCTCTCTGATGTGTTCAGTCAAGATATAGCATTGTGATCTTTTTAAAGGCATAATTTTTGTGTAACAGTACTCATATGTGATTaatcaatcatccatccatccattttctgagccgcttatcctcacaagggtcgcgggagtgctggagcctatcccagctatcatcgggcaagaggcggtgcacaccctgaactggttgccagccaatcgcagggcacatataaacaaacatccattcgcactcatattcacacctaggggcaatttagagacttcatttaacctaccacgcatgtttttgggatgtgggaggaaatcggagcacccggagaaaacccacgcaggcacggggagaacatgcaaactccacacaggcggggctggggatcgaaccccggtcctcagaactgtgaggcagacgctctaaccagtcgtctaccgtgccatTAATTAAtcagtataaataaatattggttGCTATTAGTAAACCTGAGTATGTGAACTGTTTTGTCTTTGTCCAGGGTGACAGAGGAAGTGTTGGAAAAAGAGGACTGAAGGGTCAGAAGGGAGAACAGGGTCCTCCAGGCCTGGACCAACCCTGTCCTGTGGTACGTCAGCCTGTGAGAAAGTGTCTCTCACATCTCTCACATTTTTTCCCGTTCCTGTTTCTCTTGTATCACTTTCACCTTTCAAATTTTCCAATTGTCTTCCTCTCTGCAAGTTTCTTCATTCAAGTTGTCAATCTGTAAATGACTCTTGCTAACAGGGTTGTGATGACAAAAAAGATGTATCTGTTGAAGGAGCACTTTCTTCTCCTCCACctcatcttcttcctccttcCGCCCCTGTGGTCCCCTGTCCTGTGGTACAGTATCTCTGCTCCTTTCTGCTCTCCACTATAGCTTTTAATGTGCGTTCAGCTCATTTGTCGGTACTTGTCTGCTCGGTTGAACCCTGTTGTTTGCATGGTGACActaataaatttgaatatccaGGTCAAAATTAGTTATACTTAAGGCAAAGCCTTTTGTAGAATAAACCGGAAGCCAAAAATGATTCTTACCGTGGCCAGTtttgaattttcatttattGACTGGGTACTTACTACCTGGCTAGAAATGACATTAGCGAGACTTATTGCTAGGGTTACGTTCAAGACCACCCCAGCAAACAATGAAATCCACAATATGGAAAGATGCTATTTAATTACTACACCCTAGGCATGTTTTATTGGATTTAATTAAGGTCTTtgaacacacttttaaaacaatacaaacacatttaaacacaatacTTTACATTGAGAGCGAGAGAgctaacaaaaatacaaataaaaacatgcgtTTTTGGGGCATCAAGtggttttgcaaaatgttttctttatttttttcaccataCAGTAATTCTCAAAAGTATGTTTGGTCTGagcacaacactgctcatcaccaaaggAACACCATACCTTCAGTGTAAGCGTGGCAGTATCATGCTTTCAGCCAGTTTTtccttcagctggaactggggccttagtcaaggtggagggaattatgaacagttccaactAGCATTCAGTCCTTCACgattctgctagaaagcaaaacaaaaaagccagtAGAACACCTGCTATATATTTGGGGTTATCATACACTttagatcacaggtgtcaaactcaaggccctagggccagatccggcccaccacaacattttatgtggctcgcgaaagcaaatcaagtgctttaacttccatgattcttgctcaattcagtactaaaattaaaaattgtcaTATAAAATTGTCATGTGGAGATattgcaaaagcatttttttggtttcccccttttttacagtaacttgaacaatagttcaattattatccttgacttctgatttcaaaactggttatccatcaatttaatAGTAACAAAATAATAGTATGATGAGccaattaaatatttatatggtttcacagtcataacggccctctgatgGAAACCCTAACTACattgtggcctgtgacaaaaatgagtttgacacccttgcttTAGATGGcggcagttgtgtgctgactcccattaaacaggagtttgaatgtaattggttaattctgcaCACAGCTAGATGCCCAGTTACAaaagggtgtgtacacttgtgcaagcacattatttcagttgtttacatttattttccctcaggaaagatttttttaaattcgatTTAGTTGTAGAGGTTATaggtcatattaatggtggaagAAGTTTAGAAAttattaatcttggtctcatttttttaaatcacaaaaacttgGCATTTTAACAGGagtgtgtggactttttatatccactgtaataatgcagatttttttttattttttattcctaTATGTTTTGTGGCTTATTAATGAACATGTATGTGTTGGTGTCACTGTGCAGGGACATGATGGCCTGCCCATACCAGGCTGCTGGCACAAGGTAAGAAATGTAAACGTGTATACAGtttaccataaaaaaaaaatagcctttaattacaaataactgaaataattacttgagcACTGTTTGGCAAAGGTATAATTTACATAGTGTGTGAGCATGTAGTTCTAACATTTGCAGATTTGAATAAGTAAGTTTAATGCAAATGAGTCATAATAGATTACGAAACTAATATTGTATCtctatttttcttttgcagtgaTGACTGTGACTAACCAGCAGCATGGATtctgtacattttgttttagtaTATATTGTAACTGATTAGCAACaacttttcatttgtatttttttaaataaacatttttatataatatattgaaaTATGGACAACTCTGCAGTATTGTAAGAACTCCAGAGACACGTTGCGTAAGCAGCCGTgctttaacagaaaaaaaaaatgaactggaACTGGGAAGCTTTCTTTGAAGTGCAGTCCAGGTGCAGTGTGCTAAAGTCTAACTGCCTTACTAACCGAGTCTGACTTACTCGGCctgatgggtggatggatgctCGAATAGCTCTCCGCCGTAGCCGACGATGGAGTGTACGTCATTTTTCTCCTCTTTGTTTTCCGAAAGGAGAAGATGGCCAGGCAGAAGCTTAAACGCAAGCGTCTTATTCAGCCATGAATGCCAGCAGGAGGGCCTGCTGAGGAAAAGGACATGTAGAGGGGCAGAGGGCACAGAGGCAGATTGGCCTTTAAGGAGCAGAAGATGCCTTGCAAGCCTGTGTGTCTTAAGGAACACTAAAATCCTCCAATATGAAAACTGTTCTCGAGGGGTCGACAAATCCACTTGCGCAGTCCCCTGGGATGCTCTGGCTGATGTCGGTGACGTCACTGAAACATCGCGAAGGATTTACAGCACGTTATGATTTACTCATCACTTGTTTGCCTGTGTAGTGAAAATCTTGCCTAATTACCTGCATAATTATAACACATTGTGGATGAGTATAATAGAAATAGCTTTTTAAGCACTCTTATaggtttttgacttttttttcccacttgtgGCAGTGGAAACCTGTTTGTTGTCCAGTTACATTTTGCATTCCTATGCATTGCCATGTTTATTGAGCGATTTGAAGGAGCCGTTACAGTATTCATAGTAAACCAGTGCATCAGTCAACGGGGCTAATCAGCTTCATTTTTTTGCTTGAGTTTTAATTACCTTAAAACCTTCCATTTCCACTTGTAATTTAGTTTGATTGATCATGGTCTTTTAATCCCAgatgaagacatttttgttcTCTCTTGCTGCTGACGAATTTGTTCTttgtatgatgtttttttttttattattattttagtaatattagtaatttAAACTGATTGACTGAcctatgtattttattttcttcaaaggTCGACCAACTTTTTTGTTTGGAATTCAGTTTTATTTAGTAATCATACACTGGCTTTGAATGCCAGTAATGTTACCTTTTTGTGGGCCTTGTTTCAGTTGT
This window encodes:
- the LOC133484362 gene encoding collagen alpha-1(XXIII) chain-like isoform X2, with amino-acid sequence MLHPLISNLTRAKRDGMDTRVHLVWMVNQDYQVSREARDQPGQREKRVTKETLDQGHIQDVHLLTSSPQGPPNYSTYAGLHSNQILTVKGDQGQAGPAGPPGPPGPPGPRGPPGNTGKDGPRGPAGEPGIPGRDGIEGPQGLPGNSGEDGEPGYPGPQGPPGTKGGPGLGEKGERGMDGLPGLKGDKGAIGDQGPMGYPGEKGISGSSDIIDFNGKLLDAFQAINTISISGPPGPPGPPGLQGEKGELGLPGPAGVDGEKGSKGDVGEIGPQAERGEKGEMGLSGPAGMDGQKGEKGDCRLDDNLVQMISQPGPPGPPGVPGSPGSMGLHGMPGPKGEPGDGIKGERGDTGMPGPKGLDGLPGTHGSPGLVGLPGAKGEKGRLGEPGLDGFPGLMGEKGVRGERGDKGDRGSVGKRGLKGQKGEQGPPGLDQPCPVGCDDKKDVSVEGALSSPPPHLLPPSAPVVPCPVGHDGLPIPGCWHKEKMARQKLKRKRLIQP